Proteins from one Amycolatopsis benzoatilytica AK 16/65 genomic window:
- a CDS encoding Ppx/GppA phosphatase family protein — protein sequence MRKIEGLSAAVLDVGSFSARLVVLEPGGSPMDPVLTHQTRLRLDRELDDEGRLSRSGVKAVAAAVRTGMEVAREHGVQDVFPLATSSIRDAVNAREAVREVAGETGVELRFLSGRREAELTYVGARRWYGAAGGPLLALDIGGGTVELSAGSGEQATFARSLPLGARSVTRDWLPAEPPVRSKQVRALRDHALEEVAAALGDVKDELAEHRVAGCSKVLRQLARLAGDRPGRTRELHLEDVREWIPRLSAMPSARRAQLPGISRQRAQQALGGAIVAEALLTVAGGKMTICPWSTRDGLLLTLLDQLTDATGKKWSRPAA from the coding sequence GTGCGCAAGATCGAAGGGCTCTCGGCCGCGGTGCTGGACGTGGGGTCGTTCAGTGCCCGGCTGGTCGTGCTCGAACCTGGCGGATCCCCGATGGACCCGGTGCTCACCCATCAGACGAGGCTGCGGCTGGACCGCGAGCTGGACGACGAGGGCCGGCTGAGCCGGTCCGGCGTCAAAGCCGTCGCGGCCGCGGTCCGCACCGGGATGGAAGTCGCCCGCGAGCACGGCGTGCAGGACGTGTTCCCGCTGGCCACGTCGTCGATCCGGGACGCCGTGAACGCTCGGGAGGCGGTTCGCGAGGTGGCCGGCGAGACCGGTGTCGAGCTGCGCTTCCTGTCCGGCCGCCGCGAAGCGGAGCTGACCTACGTGGGCGCGCGCCGCTGGTACGGCGCGGCCGGCGGTCCGCTGCTGGCGCTGGACATCGGCGGCGGGACGGTCGAGCTGTCCGCCGGCTCGGGGGAGCAGGCGACGTTCGCGCGTTCGCTGCCGCTGGGCGCCCGTTCGGTGACCCGCGACTGGCTGCCCGCCGAGCCGCCGGTCCGCAGCAAGCAGGTGCGCGCGCTGCGCGATCACGCGCTGGAAGAAGTGGCGGCCGCGCTGGGCGACGTCAAGGACGAGCTGGCCGAGCACCGGGTGGCCGGCTGCTCGAAGGTGCTCCGCCAGCTGGCCCGGCTGGCCGGCGACCGGCCGGGGAGGACCCGCGAGCTGCACTTGGAAGACGTGCGCGAGTGGATCCCGCGGCTGTCGGCGATGCCGTCGGCGCGGCGGGCTCAGTTGCCGGGGATCTCCCGCCAGCGCGCCCAGCAGGCGCTCGGCGGTGCGATCGTGGCGGAGGCGCTGCTGACCGTCGCGGGCGGGAAGATGACGATCTGCCCGTGGTCGACCCGCGACGGGCTGCTGCTGAC
- a CDS encoding LLM class F420-dependent oxidoreductase, producing the protein MRIGTGVSYSGGFAESVADIVELERVGLDIVFVPEAYSFDAVSQLGFLAAKTERVGLMSGIFQIYTRTPSLTAMTAAGLDFVSGGRFTLGLGASGPQVIEGFHGVKYDAPIGRTREIIEICRQVWRRERVVHDGKYYTIPLPADQGTGLGKPLKLINHPVRERIPVVLAALGPKNVALAAEVAEGWQPIFFHPEKANDVWGASLAEGKAKRAPELGELDVFAAPPLAIGDDVDHLLDYVRPVFALYIGGMGARGKNFYNTLACNYGYEAEAKLIQDLYLDGKKEEAAAAVPLELLRATSLVGPAGYVKERLAAFAEAGATTLAVNPLQPGREARVANVAKLKELLG; encoded by the coding sequence ATGAGGATCGGGACCGGCGTCAGCTACTCAGGCGGGTTCGCCGAGAGCGTCGCGGACATCGTGGAGCTGGAGCGGGTCGGGCTCGACATCGTCTTCGTTCCCGAGGCGTACAGCTTCGACGCGGTCAGCCAGCTCGGCTTCCTCGCCGCGAAGACCGAGCGGGTCGGCCTGATGTCCGGCATCTTCCAGATCTACACCCGCACGCCGAGCCTCACCGCGATGACCGCGGCGGGGCTGGACTTCGTGTCCGGCGGCCGGTTCACCCTCGGCCTCGGCGCGTCCGGCCCGCAGGTCATCGAGGGCTTCCACGGCGTGAAGTACGACGCGCCGATCGGCCGCACCCGGGAGATCATCGAGATCTGCCGCCAGGTGTGGCGGCGCGAGCGGGTCGTGCACGACGGCAAGTACTACACCATCCCGCTGCCCGCCGACCAGGGCACCGGCCTGGGCAAACCGCTCAAGCTGATCAACCACCCGGTGCGCGAGCGGATCCCGGTGGTGCTCGCCGCGCTGGGCCCGAAGAACGTCGCGCTGGCCGCCGAGGTCGCCGAGGGCTGGCAGCCGATCTTCTTCCACCCGGAGAAGGCGAACGACGTGTGGGGCGCCTCGCTGGCCGAGGGCAAGGCGAAGCGCGCGCCGGAACTGGGCGAGCTGGACGTGTTCGCCGCGCCGCCGCTGGCGATCGGCGACGACGTGGATCACCTGCTCGACTACGTGCGCCCGGTGTTCGCGCTCTACATCGGCGGAATGGGTGCCCGCGGCAAGAACTTCTACAACACGCTGGCCTGCAACTACGGCTACGAGGCCGAGGCGAAGCTGATCCAGGACCTGTACCTGGACGGAAAGAAGGAAGAGGCCGCCGCGGCGGTCCCGCTGGAGCTGCTGCGCGCCACCTCGCTGGTCGGCCCGGCCGGCTACGTCAAGGAGCGGCTGGCGGCGTTCGCCGAGGCGGGCGCGACCACGCTGGCCGTCAATCCGCTGCAGCCCGGCCGCGAGGCCCGGGTGGCGAACGTGGCGAAGCTGAAAGAGCTGCTCGGATGA
- a CDS encoding DUF885 domain-containing protein encodes MSVVSDLADEFVEASFDHEPLDAAVLGIRPDAPGLGDPGAAAEAAYREVLAGLRARAEEIDPAGLDSADRVTREVLLSSIDAVFDQFDSHAAEFTVSDLFIGPASALLTVLPMMPMAAGSVAEAHLGRLAEIPGYLRTFAQRHRDGIAAGRVPVERLVKGAIAQIDRYLAEPDSDPLARHEAPDEDFAERRAQLLREVVRPGFREYRDFLEAEVLQHGRPDDKAGVSWLPGGDEIYARLVRKHTTSTRTPRDLHETGLAVIAGQVPEYQALGERVFGTRELPEIFERLRTDPKLRWTSADELLEGARTAIARAEAEAPKWFGRIPQHPWVVEPVPADSAPGGPPAYYMPPAVDGSRPGTYFANTHEATERFRHTAEATAFHEAIPGHHFQLSAALDLTDLPLMRRIGGFTAYAEGWGLYTERLADEMGLYSDDVALLGMLTLESMRAGRLVVDTGLHALGWTRQQAVDYLVEHTPMARVEIESEVDRYLAYPGQALAYMVGRLEIQRLRQEAEERLGSRFDIREFHDLVLSGGSLPLSVLDAVVTEWVAGHGDTVNGLAAELIELDFEREPLERTVYGLPGDHTKLADPSLAAAERDRAAYAALAERAEAIDPAGLSASEVVTREVVLTHARGAIDTIDSRLSGFAVSDGFSSPALNLITILPALVPDNEDRARDYLARLAAVGGYLDAVIDAQGSTVADGFAPPDFLVRTGIEYVERYLANEAGDPFRVTPAVEVAGFAEERDRLLAEVVRPAYARYRDFLAEKVLPVAKTDSQPGISHLPGGLEKYQGLIRAHTTTDRTAPELHETGLRIGEQLAEEYRELGAKLFGTGELSEIFERLRNDPALRWRDGEELLDGARTAIARAETVAPQWFSRVPDAKCEVAPVPEADAASGTIAYYLQAAFDGSRPGTYYANTYEASSRPRYTSEAIAFHEAVPGHHFQLTFAQELADLPLLRRIAPFNAYIEGWGLYAERLADEMGLYSDDVTRFGMLTQDSMRAGRLVVDTGLHALGWTRQQAVDYLVEHTPMAKIEIEAEIDRYVANPGQALSYMVGRLEIQRVRAEAEAALGDRFDIRAFHDVVLGNGILPLSTLDTVVGAWIAEVSASR; translated from the coding sequence ATGTCCGTCGTTTCCGATCTCGCCGACGAGTTCGTAGAGGCGTCGTTCGACCATGAGCCGCTCGACGCCGCTGTGCTCGGGATTCGGCCGGACGCGCCGGGGCTCGGCGATCCGGGGGCGGCTGCCGAGGCCGCGTACCGGGAGGTGCTCGCCGGCCTTCGCGCGCGCGCCGAAGAGATCGACCCAGCAGGGCTGGACAGCGCCGACCGGGTCACTCGGGAGGTGCTGCTCAGTTCGATCGACGCGGTGTTCGACCAGTTCGACAGCCACGCGGCCGAGTTCACCGTCTCCGATCTGTTCATCGGGCCCGCCTCCGCGCTGCTGACCGTCCTGCCGATGATGCCGATGGCCGCCGGTTCGGTCGCGGAAGCGCATCTCGGCCGGCTCGCCGAGATCCCGGGCTATCTGCGCACGTTCGCGCAGCGGCACCGCGACGGCATCGCCGCCGGGCGGGTGCCGGTCGAGCGCTTGGTCAAGGGGGCGATCGCGCAGATCGACCGGTACCTCGCCGAGCCGGACAGCGACCCGCTGGCGCGGCACGAGGCGCCCGACGAGGACTTCGCCGAGCGGCGTGCCCAGCTGTTGCGCGAGGTCGTGCGTCCCGGCTTCCGCGAGTACCGCGACTTCCTCGAGGCCGAAGTCCTCCAGCACGGCCGCCCCGACGACAAGGCCGGCGTCTCCTGGCTTCCGGGCGGGGACGAGATCTACGCCCGGCTCGTCCGCAAGCACACCACCAGCACCCGCACCCCGCGGGACCTGCACGAAACCGGCCTCGCGGTGATCGCCGGGCAGGTCCCGGAGTACCAGGCGCTCGGCGAGCGGGTCTTCGGCACCCGCGAGCTGCCGGAGATCTTCGAGCGCCTGCGCACCGACCCGAAGCTCCGTTGGACCAGCGCCGACGAGCTGCTCGAGGGCGCGCGCACCGCGATCGCGCGCGCCGAGGCGGAGGCGCCGAAGTGGTTCGGCCGCATCCCGCAGCACCCCTGGGTGGTCGAGCCGGTTCCGGCGGACTCCGCACCGGGCGGGCCGCCCGCGTACTACATGCCTCCCGCGGTCGACGGGTCCCGGCCGGGCACCTACTTCGCGAACACGCACGAGGCGACCGAGCGGTTCCGGCACACCGCCGAGGCGACCGCGTTTCACGAGGCGATCCCGGGCCACCACTTCCAGCTCAGCGCCGCGCTCGACCTCACCGACCTGCCGCTGATGCGCCGGATCGGCGGGTTCACCGCATACGCCGAGGGCTGGGGCCTCTACACCGAGCGCCTGGCCGACGAGATGGGCCTGTACTCCGACGACGTGGCGCTGCTCGGCATGCTCACCTTGGAGTCGATGCGGGCCGGCCGGCTGGTGGTGGACACCGGGCTGCACGCGCTGGGCTGGACCCGGCAGCAGGCGGTGGACTACCTGGTCGAGCACACGCCGATGGCGCGGGTCGAGATCGAGTCCGAGGTGGACCGCTACCTCGCGTACCCGGGCCAGGCGCTCGCGTACATGGTGGGCCGGCTGGAGATCCAGCGGCTGCGCCAGGAGGCCGAAGAGCGCCTCGGCAGCCGGTTCGACATCCGCGAGTTCCACGACCTGGTGCTGTCCGGCGGTTCGCTGCCGCTGTCGGTGCTCGACGCGGTGGTCACCGAGTGGGTGGCCGGCCACGGCGACACCGTCAACGGGCTGGCCGCCGAGCTGATCGAGCTGGACTTCGAGCGGGAGCCGCTGGAGCGCACCGTCTACGGTCTGCCCGGCGACCACACCAAGCTGGCCGACCCGAGCCTCGCCGCGGCGGAGCGGGACCGGGCCGCGTACGCCGCGCTCGCCGAGCGGGCCGAGGCGATCGACCCGGCCGGGCTCAGCGCGTCCGAGGTCGTCACCCGCGAGGTCGTGCTCACCCACGCCCGCGGCGCGATCGACACGATCGATTCGCGGCTGTCCGGGTTCGCGGTGAGCGACGGCTTCAGCTCGCCCGCGCTGAACCTGATCACCATCCTGCCGGCGCTGGTTCCGGACAACGAGGACCGGGCGCGCGACTATCTCGCCCGGCTGGCCGCGGTCGGCGGCTACCTGGACGCGGTGATCGACGCGCAGGGCTCGACCGTGGCGGACGGGTTCGCGCCGCCGGACTTCCTGGTGCGCACCGGGATCGAGTACGTCGAGCGGTACCTCGCGAACGAGGCGGGCGACCCGTTCCGGGTGACGCCGGCGGTCGAGGTCGCCGGGTTCGCCGAGGAACGCGACCGGCTGCTCGCCGAGGTCGTCCGGCCCGCGTACGCGCGCTACCGGGACTTCCTCGCCGAGAAGGTGCTTCCGGTGGCGAAGACCGACAGCCAGCCGGGCATCTCGCACCTGCCGGGCGGGCTGGAGAAGTACCAGGGCCTGATCCGCGCGCACACCACCACCGACCGCACCGCACCGGAGCTGCACGAGACGGGCCTGCGCATTGGCGAGCAGCTGGCGGAGGAATACCGCGAGCTGGGCGCCAAGCTGTTCGGCACCGGCGAGCTTTCGGAGATCTTCGAGCGGCTGCGCAACGACCCCGCGCTGCGCTGGCGCGACGGCGAGGAGCTGCTGGATGGTGCCCGTACCGCCATCGCCCGGGCAGAAACCGTTGCTCCGCAATGGTTCTCCCGGGTTCCGGACGCCAAGTGCGAGGTGGCCCCGGTACCGGAGGCGGACGCCGCGAGCGGCACCATCGCCTACTACCTGCAGGCGGCGTTCGACGGCTCCCGGCCCGGCACGTACTACGCGAACACCTACGAGGCCAGCTCGCGGCCGCGCTACACCAGCGAAGCGATCGCGTTCCACGAAGCCGTACCGGGACACCACTTCCAGCTGACGTTCGCGCAGGAGCTCGCCGATCTGCCGTTGCTGCGCCGGATCGCGCCGTTCAACGCCTACATCGAGGGATGGGGCCTCTACGCGGAGCGGCTGGCCGACGAGATGGGCCTGTACTCCGACGACGTCACCCGCTTCGGGATGCTCACCCAGGACTCGATGCGGGCCGGCCGGCTGGTGGTGGACACCGGGCTGCACGCGCTGGGCTGGACCCGGCAGCAGGCGGTGGACTACCTGGTCGAGCACACGCCGATGGCGAAGATCGAGATCGAGGCGGAGATCGACCGGTACGTCGCGAATCCGGGTCAGGCGCTGAGCTACATGGTGGGGCGGCTGGAGATCCAGCGCGTCCGCGCCGAGGCGGAGGCGGCGCTCGGCGACCGGTTCGACATCCGCGCGTTCCACGACGTCGTGCTGGGCAACGGGATCCTTCCGCTGTCCACTCTGGACACGGTGGTCGGCGCGTGGATCGCGGAGGTGTCCGCGTCCCGCTAG
- a CDS encoding AsnC family protein: MTDPADIRLLAALAELGKGAVHELAAKVGMDPREVAYRLVALSGSGLPLLVGVESDPNGLRAAISGAPASWQRPQGGPGSAPFPAARPQGGPAAGPQGGSPSTSGPVSPAQAGMNPGVSGAYPPGPNGIPASGARPNPAVSGAYQPGPNGIPAGPNPGVSGAYPPPNGPGPMPGPGTSGAFSAGPNGIPAGPGMSGSYSPGQTGLPNPGRSGAYAPAQTGLNPGVSGSYPPGPNGIPAAQPYGTPAPPPNGYSGPAAHPDPVLSTWGVPQTASWARGDDPRPAAGPAKKGRIGETMQSQGLEGEQLSVQLLEVQDPADFLFGAAGYRLEDGERAVVVHTEITNRGPIPFASLPDNYLELVTDSGDVVGKAPVSLTSRPPHKIGVQPGETLGGHTVYVLPDATRVVAVRWSPRPEPDERTLTWSVD, translated from the coding sequence GTGACCGATCCCGCCGACATCCGCCTGCTCGCCGCGCTCGCCGAGCTGGGCAAGGGGGCTGTCCACGAACTCGCGGCGAAGGTCGGGATGGATCCGCGAGAGGTCGCGTACCGGCTGGTCGCGCTGTCCGGCAGCGGGCTGCCGCTGCTCGTCGGCGTCGAGAGCGACCCCAACGGGCTTCGTGCGGCGATCTCCGGAGCGCCCGCGTCCTGGCAGCGTCCGCAGGGCGGGCCTGGGTCCGCGCCGTTCCCGGCAGCCCGGCCCCAAGGCGGCCCCGCAGCCGGACCACAAGGCGGCTCGCCCAGCACCTCGGGGCCGGTCTCGCCCGCGCAAGCCGGGATGAACCCGGGCGTTTCCGGCGCCTACCCGCCCGGCCCCAACGGCATTCCCGCGTCCGGGGCGAGGCCGAACCCCGCCGTCTCCGGCGCGTACCAGCCCGGTCCCAACGGCATTCCCGCCGGGCCGAACCCGGGGGTTTCGGGTGCCTACCCGCCGCCGAACGGACCGGGTCCGATGCCCGGCCCGGGGACGTCCGGCGCCTTCTCGGCAGGACCCAACGGCATTCCGGCCGGGCCAGGGATGTCCGGGTCGTACTCGCCGGGCCAGACCGGGCTGCCGAATCCGGGCCGGTCCGGCGCGTATGCCCCGGCGCAGACCGGCCTGAACCCCGGCGTCTCCGGCTCGTACCCGCCCGGACCGAACGGTATTCCGGCGGCGCAGCCGTACGGAACGCCCGCACCGCCGCCCAACGGCTACAGCGGACCGGCCGCGCATCCGGACCCGGTCCTGAGCACCTGGGGCGTCCCGCAGACCGCGTCGTGGGCGCGCGGCGACGATCCTCGTCCCGCCGCCGGCCCGGCCAAGAAGGGCCGGATCGGCGAGACGATGCAGTCCCAGGGCCTCGAGGGCGAGCAGTTGTCGGTGCAGCTGCTCGAAGTCCAGGACCCGGCCGACTTCCTCTTCGGCGCCGCCGGCTACCGGCTGGAGGACGGCGAGCGAGCTGTCGTCGTGCACACCGAGATCACCAACCGCGGGCCGATCCCGTTCGCGTCGTTGCCGGACAACTACCTCGAGCTGGTCACCGACAGCGGCGACGTCGTCGGCAAGGCCCCGGTTTCGCTCACCTCGCGGCCGCCGCACAAGATCGGCGTCCAGCCGGGCGAAACACTCGGCGGGCACACCGTCTACGTGCTCCCGGACGCGACCCGGGTGGTCGCCGTCCGCTGGAGCCCGCGCCCGGAGCCGGACGAGCGCACCCTGACCTGGTCGGTCGACTAA
- a CDS encoding RluA family pseudouridine synthase — MSARMLPVPDGLDGMRVDAGLAKMLGLSRTAVAELAEAGDVLLDGRPAGKSDRLTGGGLLEVTLPEPERPAEIIAEPVEGMRILHDDDDIVVISKPVGVAVHPSPGWTGPTVVGGLAAAGLRISTSGAAERQGVVHRLDAGTTGVMVVAKSEHAYTVLKRAFKERTVDKGYHAVVQGHPDPMRGTIDAPIDRHPRHDYKFAVVAGGRPSVTHYEVVEAFRAASLAHVKLETGRTHQIRVHFSALRHPCAGDLTYGADPVLARKLGLSRQWLHARTLGFAHPADGRWVEFEAEYPADLAGALEILRDGN, encoded by the coding sequence GTGAGCGCCCGGATGCTGCCCGTCCCGGACGGGCTCGACGGAATGCGGGTCGACGCCGGGCTGGCCAAGATGCTCGGTCTCTCCCGCACCGCGGTCGCCGAACTGGCCGAGGCGGGCGACGTGCTGCTGGACGGCCGTCCGGCGGGCAAATCGGACCGGCTCACCGGCGGCGGGCTGCTCGAGGTCACCCTGCCCGAACCGGAACGGCCGGCGGAGATCATCGCCGAGCCGGTCGAAGGCATGCGGATCCTGCACGACGACGACGACATCGTGGTGATTTCGAAGCCGGTCGGCGTCGCCGTGCACCCGAGCCCGGGCTGGACCGGCCCGACCGTGGTGGGCGGGCTGGCCGCCGCCGGGCTGCGGATCTCGACGTCCGGCGCGGCCGAGCGCCAGGGCGTCGTGCACCGGCTCGACGCGGGCACCACCGGCGTGATGGTGGTGGCGAAGAGCGAGCACGCGTACACCGTGTTGAAGCGGGCGTTCAAGGAACGGACCGTCGACAAGGGCTATCACGCCGTCGTCCAGGGCCACCCGGACCCGATGCGCGGCACCATCGACGCCCCGATCGACCGGCACCCGCGACACGACTACAAGTTCGCGGTCGTGGCGGGCGGACGGCCGAGCGTCACGCACTACGAGGTGGTCGAGGCGTTCCGGGCGGCGTCGCTGGCGCACGTGAAGCTGGAGACCGGGCGGACGCACCAGATCCGCGTGCACTTCTCCGCGTTGCGCCACCCCTGTGCCGGGGACCTGACCTACGGGGCGGACCCGGTGCTGGCACGCAAGCTAGGCCTTTCGCGGCAATGGCTGCACGCGCGGACGCTCGGCTTCGCGCACCCGGCGGACGGCCGCTGGGTCGAGTTCGAGGCGGAGTACCCGGCCGACCTCGCCGGGGCCTTGGAGATCCTCCGGGACGGAAACTAG
- the lspA gene encoding signal peptidase II produces the protein MSTDPSPSESEVSPPVDPPEPGAADTAAAETEATEAQAPKRRVVWVVFAVAAVLWALDLLTKNLVVANLEGQPPKPILGGLIYLQVIRNAGAAFSMATGMTWVLALIAIAVVVAIVWIARRLRSVGWAIGLGLVLAGALGNLTDRFFREPGFLRGHVVDFISAFVPNGQGFAIFNIADCGITVGGALIVLLSLLGRDYDGTSTRKKKEKA, from the coding sequence GTGAGCACCGACCCTTCGCCGTCCGAATCCGAAGTCTCCCCGCCCGTGGACCCGCCCGAGCCGGGGGCGGCCGACACTGCCGCGGCCGAGACCGAAGCGACTGAAGCGCAGGCGCCGAAACGACGGGTCGTCTGGGTGGTGTTCGCCGTCGCGGCGGTGCTCTGGGCCCTCGACCTGCTCACCAAGAACCTCGTGGTGGCGAACCTGGAGGGCCAGCCGCCGAAGCCGATCCTCGGCGGGCTGATCTACCTGCAGGTGATCCGCAACGCGGGCGCGGCGTTCTCCATGGCCACCGGCATGACCTGGGTGCTGGCCCTGATCGCGATCGCCGTCGTGGTCGCGATCGTGTGGATCGCGCGCAGGCTGCGCTCGGTCGGCTGGGCGATCGGCCTCGGCCTGGTCCTCGCCGGCGCGCTCGGCAACCTGACCGACCGGTTCTTCCGCGAACCCGGATTCCTGCGCGGCCACGTCGTGGACTTCATCTCCGCGTTCGTGCCGAACGGGCAGGGCTTCGCGATTTTCAACATCGCCGACTGCGGGATCACCGTCGGCGGCGCGCTGATCGTGCTCCTGTCGCTGCTCGGCCGGGACTACGACGGCACCTCGACGCGCAAGAAGAAGGAAAAGGCGTGA
- a CDS encoding aminotransferase class V-fold PLP-dependent enzyme, protein MTLALDRTTAVYAGPATVPAVAGAALRVPLVTGGDIGYANLDHAASAPCLDKVRSAVEEFLPWYASVHRGAGFASQVSTRLYERTRDILRRFVDARAGDSVVFTRNTTDSFNLLAKALPRKTSVVVFDSEHHAALLPWRGPNVRRVQLPRTRLAAVSVVDEALADCPEGPRLVVVAGASNVTGELLPVAEIAAVARKHGARVALDAAQLAPHRRISLRELDVDYVALSGHKLYAPFGAGALIGRSDWLRAAQPYLAGGGATKLVTEEAVVWNTGEERHEAGSPNTVGVYALGVACEELAASWDAVGSHEAALLERLRKGLAGLPGCAELRFFDAPGDRVGTVSFVLDGFDPGWLAAVLSAEYGIGVRDGAFCAHVATRRLIRETGADGQQAVRVSLGLGSTEEHVDRLVLALRQVIARGARWEYAKADGRWAPVGDPRELPPFCS, encoded by the coding sequence ATGACTCTCGCACTCGACCGGACCACTGCTGTTTACGCTGGTCCCGCCACTGTTCCCGCGGTCGCCGGTGCGGCGCTGCGAGTGCCGCTGGTGACCGGCGGCGACATCGGGTACGCCAACCTCGACCACGCGGCCAGCGCGCCCTGTCTGGACAAGGTCCGCTCGGCGGTCGAGGAGTTCCTGCCCTGGTACGCCAGCGTGCACCGGGGCGCCGGGTTCGCGTCCCAGGTCTCCACCCGGCTGTACGAGCGCACGCGCGACATCCTGCGCCGCTTCGTCGACGCCCGCGCCGGTGACTCGGTGGTCTTCACCCGCAACACCACCGACTCGTTCAACCTGCTGGCGAAAGCGTTGCCGCGCAAGACTTCTGTCGTCGTCTTCGACAGCGAGCACCACGCCGCGCTGCTGCCGTGGCGCGGCCCGAACGTGCGGCGCGTGCAGCTGCCGCGGACCCGGCTCGCCGCGGTGTCCGTTGTGGACGAAGCGCTGGCGGACTGCCCGGAAGGGCCCCGGCTGGTGGTGGTCGCGGGCGCGTCGAACGTGACCGGCGAGCTGCTGCCGGTCGCCGAGATCGCCGCGGTGGCCCGGAAACACGGTGCGCGAGTCGCGCTGGACGCCGCGCAGCTGGCACCGCACCGGCGGATTTCGTTGCGGGAACTGGATGTCGACTACGTCGCGTTGTCCGGGCACAAGCTGTACGCGCCGTTCGGCGCCGGTGCGCTGATCGGACGCAGCGACTGGTTGCGGGCGGCGCAGCCGTACCTGGCGGGCGGGGGTGCGACGAAGCTGGTCACCGAGGAAGCCGTCGTGTGGAACACCGGCGAGGAGCGGCACGAGGCTGGTTCGCCGAACACCGTCGGCGTGTATGCGCTGGGGGTCGCCTGCGAGGAGCTGGCCGCGAGCTGGGATGCCGTGGGCTCGCACGAAGCCGCGCTGCTGGAGCGGCTGCGCAAGGGGCTGGCCGGCCTTCCCGGATGCGCTGAGCTGCGGTTCTTCGATGCTCCGGGGGACCGGGTGGGCACGGTGAGTTTCGTGCTGGACGGGTTTGACCCGGGGTGGCTGGCGGCGGTGCTGTCGGCGGAATACGGGATCGGGGTTCGCGACGGGGCGTTCTGCGCACACGTGGCGACGCGGCGGCTGATCCGGGAGACCGGTGCCGACGGGCAGCAGGCGGTGCGGGTGAGCCTGGGGCTGGGCAGCACTGAGGAACATGTGGACCGCCTGGTGCTTGCGCTGCGGCAGGTCATCGCCCGCGGTGCGCGGTGGGAGTACGCGAAGGCGGACGGGCGGTGGGCTCCGGTGGGAGACCCGCGCGAGCTGCCCCCGTTCTGTTCCTGA